In one window of Fodinibius salicampi DNA:
- a CDS encoding CHAT domain-containing protein, with translation MRLLLLLGILQLVQGPENHPENVRQAFTQAEHYIQEIEEGRNTDENLWALTLITSDNKNVKTFVEQKVREQGLNEGPLSLFKSIENSTAKQLKKVVFETGSADLLIALLLQDLPNKRQLYEDFTSNHTFPGGFSNINYQDMSNAIIANDRITDEMLPTKSFRLPHFFLLTHPDRRQYLSESYITQLAYQWQNNRSVINHRGPHLPAFTLMQALYLLDRYSQITPLYNTLINDHWFPASSLKLRIYRYLDYAMYRTGYFDRNLTITRNYLLPLTKYTNDKKAELSVRTLQGVYLYSIGKIQRAKEVYTQVLEEANSNNIPINRSSLYNNLGITYHKLGEYDRYLDLQFQALETAQQQGNYSHQLEIYNNLFVYYKQTNDLSNALNYIEQAEKLAKELGNPTDLGKIYTFLGSFYREFQNNFEKAHEYFLNAEQALDPQNDSRYYIYLLNEESQTFEKQQKFEKALIRYDRIIELTPQEDNPNYIDAIVNKARIHLKQHQISKAETLVKEFSQLDLSKLNFEQLVKANTVRAQLLHEKGQPEEALAILTPTIEQVVERAQSSTDLQSGFWHVADEYIDAFELTASIYRDSDQPAQAVNLLDRLKTINDASIYQNPLIRASLLSESELTQYKNITNQLDAKRKRLLTLPQDEQFQVQQEINELNLQKRKFDRKISSQSDVQPIPIPEVQRKLSAHQLVLHITELKDQYYIAKITRSDVNVDVILLDEKRRKLFEGSVEQLANNSTNLDSLYAVSQLLNIDELPSRIEEITIIPDSYLYQLPVDVLPIEKPAHKFSYGESRYAIERFDIHYLTSLNDFKTEAQTNNTDSTNEWNYIGYGVSNFDGFPSKNLVPLPFAEAEVNTIKDRLTRLNNLKTYTNNASQKETFTQSAQNGRILHLATHSEVSERDPLFSTIYMANNSTEKDSAFSNQLFAYELFELNLNNEMIMLNSCKSGSGPYIRGSGIMGFSRALQYAGAQSLVLNIWSVNDMLASDFAIHFYDQLNEGKSKSEALQATKRYFLETKNASPHLWGPYMLIGDTEPIVHPNRRTNLAIAGIFLLYFLIIIILTLFKEKGVLFQSSNGSVSV, from the coding sequence ATGCGGCTCCTTCTACTTCTTGGCATTCTTCAGCTTGTACAGGGCCCGGAAAATCATCCTGAAAATGTACGGCAGGCCTTTACCCAGGCGGAGCATTATATACAGGAAATTGAGGAAGGACGAAATACGGATGAAAACCTGTGGGCGCTTACTCTCATAACCTCCGATAACAAAAACGTAAAAACTTTTGTCGAACAGAAAGTCCGTGAACAAGGACTTAACGAGGGCCCTCTGTCTCTTTTTAAGAGTATTGAGAATTCAACTGCTAAGCAGCTGAAAAAAGTGGTGTTTGAAACGGGTTCGGCCGATCTCCTGATCGCCCTCCTGCTTCAAGATCTCCCCAATAAGCGGCAGCTGTACGAGGATTTTACTTCTAACCATACTTTTCCAGGAGGTTTTAGCAATATCAATTACCAGGATATGAGTAATGCGATCATTGCCAATGACCGTATTACAGATGAAATGCTCCCCACAAAATCCTTTCGGCTGCCTCATTTTTTCCTGCTCACCCACCCAGATCGACGCCAATATTTATCCGAGAGCTATATTACACAGCTAGCTTACCAATGGCAGAATAACCGATCTGTAATCAACCATAGAGGACCTCACCTACCCGCCTTTACTTTGATGCAGGCGCTCTACCTGTTGGACCGCTATTCACAAATTACCCCACTCTATAATACGTTAATAAATGATCATTGGTTTCCCGCTTCTTCGCTTAAGTTAAGAATTTACCGGTACCTTGATTATGCCATGTATAGGACCGGATATTTTGACCGCAACTTAACCATTACAAGAAATTATCTCCTGCCCCTCACCAAATATACAAATGACAAAAAGGCGGAACTCAGTGTCAGAACCTTGCAAGGGGTCTATTTATATAGTATTGGAAAAATACAGCGAGCCAAAGAAGTGTATACCCAGGTATTGGAAGAGGCAAATAGCAATAATATTCCCATTAATCGCTCTTCGCTCTATAACAACCTGGGAATCACCTATCATAAATTGGGAGAATATGATCGGTACCTAGACCTTCAATTCCAAGCCCTGGAAACAGCCCAACAACAAGGGAACTATTCGCACCAGCTGGAAATCTATAACAATCTTTTTGTTTACTATAAACAGACTAATGATTTATCCAATGCTCTAAATTACATTGAACAGGCTGAAAAACTAGCTAAAGAACTGGGGAATCCTACTGACTTGGGGAAAATTTATACCTTTTTAGGTTCATTCTACCGGGAATTCCAAAATAATTTTGAAAAAGCACATGAATATTTTTTAAATGCTGAACAAGCCTTAGATCCACAAAATGACTCCAGATACTATATCTACCTTCTCAATGAAGAATCGCAGACATTTGAGAAACAGCAAAAATTTGAAAAAGCCTTAATAAGATATGATCGGATTATCGAACTAACTCCACAAGAAGACAACCCCAACTATATCGATGCGATAGTGAATAAAGCTAGGATTCATCTGAAACAGCATCAAATATCAAAAGCAGAGACTCTTGTTAAAGAATTTAGTCAGCTTGACCTAAGCAAACTTAACTTTGAACAGCTTGTGAAAGCCAATACCGTCAGGGCGCAGCTGCTCCACGAAAAAGGTCAGCCTGAAGAAGCACTGGCGATTTTAACTCCTACCATTGAGCAGGTCGTGGAACGGGCTCAAAGCAGCACGGACCTTCAGTCCGGGTTTTGGCATGTCGCCGATGAATATATTGATGCTTTTGAGCTAACGGCGTCTATTTATAGGGATAGTGATCAGCCTGCCCAGGCCGTCAACCTTTTAGACCGATTAAAAACCATTAATGATGCGTCCATTTATCAAAATCCACTGATCCGGGCCAGCCTGCTGAGTGAGTCGGAACTCACTCAGTACAAAAATATTACGAACCAGCTGGACGCCAAACGCAAGAGATTACTTACCCTTCCCCAGGATGAGCAATTTCAGGTTCAGCAGGAAATCAATGAGCTTAATCTCCAGAAAAGAAAGTTTGACCGGAAAATCTCTTCACAATCTGATGTACAGCCGATACCCATACCTGAAGTCCAGCGTAAGCTTTCTGCTCATCAATTGGTACTACACATCACCGAACTGAAGGACCAATACTATATAGCCAAAATTACCCGTTCTGATGTAAATGTTGATGTCATTCTGCTCGATGAAAAAAGACGTAAGCTCTTTGAGGGTTCTGTCGAGCAACTGGCCAATAACTCAACGAATCTCGACTCACTGTACGCCGTCTCTCAACTGCTGAATATTGATGAGCTGCCCAGCCGCATTGAAGAAATTACCATTATCCCGGACAGTTACCTCTATCAGCTTCCGGTAGATGTCTTACCTATAGAAAAGCCGGCTCATAAATTCAGTTACGGGGAAAGCCGGTATGCTATAGAACGTTTTGACATCCACTACCTGACTTCTCTGAACGACTTTAAAACGGAGGCACAGACCAATAATACCGATTCAACGAATGAGTGGAATTACATAGGTTATGGGGTATCAAACTTTGACGGCTTCCCAAGCAAAAACCTGGTTCCCCTTCCCTTTGCAGAAGCAGAAGTGAATACCATTAAGGACCGGTTGACGCGCCTTAACAATCTCAAAACTTATACCAATAATGCGTCACAAAAAGAAACTTTTACCCAATCTGCTCAAAATGGACGAATTCTGCACTTGGCCACACACAGTGAAGTTTCTGAGAGAGATCCGCTTTTTTCAACGATCTACATGGCTAATAACTCAACAGAAAAAGACAGTGCATTTAGTAATCAACTATTTGCATATGAGCTCTTTGAGTTAAATCTCAATAATGAAATGATCATGCTTAATTCCTGCAAGTCGGGGTCGGGACCCTATATCCGGGGATCCGGAATCATGGGATTCAGCCGGGCCTTACAATATGCCGGAGCACAATCGCTCGTACTGAATATATGGTCGGTCAATGATATGCTCGCCTCAGACTTTGCAATCCATTTCTATGATCAGCTTAATGAGGGGAAATCCAAATCTGAAGCCCTTCAAGCTACCAAACGATACTTCCTGGAGACAAAGAATGCAAGTCCGCATCTCTGGGGTCCTTATATGCTGATTGGTGATACCGAGCCTATTGTACATCCCAACCGAAGAACAAATCTGGCTATAGCTGGGATCTTCTTACTCTACTTTTTGATTATTATAATATTGACTTTGTTCAAAGAGAAGGGAGTCCTATTTCAATCTTCTAACGGCTCAGTATCCGTATAG
- a CDS encoding tetratricopeptide repeat protein yields the protein MNERLNNEELKGKIEQYLDGQLSPGEVDELWAELVEKGEYLDYMKSVANLKSVVEDKKEEEEQVQETKKSYIYYAAAAVIALLIAVLGVMNLSNQESVGLVSPIPDVELEYYRSADGTVTDRDSDKLIRDAVALANSGEIDKAISLLEEEIDKVEETEQIARLNMTLGSLFYNQEQYDKAIEQYSWIIERADKEKLGLLLLEKALWYRGNAYLQKDQIAEAKTDIRKAYDLNGAYRRVTERYLKSLNNNNNNTTTR from the coding sequence ATGAATGAGCGTCTAAATAACGAAGAGCTAAAAGGAAAAATTGAACAATATCTGGATGGCCAACTTTCGCCTGGGGAAGTAGATGAACTTTGGGCAGAGCTTGTAGAGAAGGGGGAGTATCTGGATTATATGAAGAGTGTAGCTAATTTGAAGTCTGTAGTAGAAGACAAAAAAGAAGAGGAAGAGCAGGTACAGGAGACGAAGAAAAGCTATATTTACTATGCGGCGGCTGCAGTGATAGCATTGTTAATTGCCGTATTGGGCGTAATGAACTTATCTAATCAAGAATCTGTCGGATTGGTTAGCCCGATTCCGGATGTTGAACTTGAATATTATCGTTCTGCAGATGGCACTGTTACCGATCGCGATAGTGATAAGTTGATACGTGATGCCGTAGCTCTTGCAAATAGTGGTGAAATAGATAAAGCTATTTCTCTCTTAGAAGAAGAGATAGATAAGGTTGAAGAAACAGAACAGATAGCCCGCTTGAATATGACATTGGGATCTTTGTTCTATAACCAAGAGCAGTACGATAAGGCAATTGAACAGTACAGCTGGATTATAGAAAGGGCAGATAAAGAAAAATTGGGACTCTTACTGCTGGAAAAAGCACTGTGGTATCGAGGAAACGCTTATTTGCAGAAGGATCAAATTGCAGAAGCTAAAACTGATATTAGAAAAGCCTATGACTTGAACGGAGCGTATCGCCGCGTAACAGAACGCTATCTTAAAAGTTTGAATAACAACAATAATAATACTACTACTAGATAA
- a CDS encoding TlpA family protein disulfide reductase, whose product MYIYAHVHITILLGLCTLLLIGCENNFENGNGKQSNNITSIEGVIDYVGSAEIYISKQPIHYKYADKITYPFEPDNNGNFQVDLPVDSTQLVRLFIDDQHYPLLVDPGNSLNLTIQRNQFPKSVEVKGYSEPWDSLYADYWNEEQQILSQIEKQLPAFREGESTQVTNLYQKRYKLAENYFKDTPLRPLYYRTVGEYLVKRLEDIRYRREQPEFAPDKERQAVIKEAKELHFFEFNTLHAQRAGIRDFTNAYANTFGVADSIEEEYGQSLMEYDIKRLGYETLDSARTAVLQHVEDRRAKAYARMHLVAERLGEMPLEIATPSYERFIEDYSSDYPRYTDFLKNFYEELKRVSPGQPAIPFTLPNSEEEIVEMKDFRGKYVLLDFWASWCIPCLDEFASMKKLYNTYSRDEFEIVAISIEEDSLRWRQAIQQFDNPWPQLYGGNGFQQSTFKSYRGGGIPFYILVDPEGTIIRYNDIRPSFNLPEVLDSLITKPNE is encoded by the coding sequence ATGTATATATACGCTCACGTTCATATAACAATACTCCTTGGACTTTGCACGTTACTGCTCATCGGTTGTGAGAACAACTTTGAAAACGGCAACGGCAAGCAATCTAATAATATCACTTCGATTGAAGGAGTTATTGATTATGTAGGCTCTGCAGAAATATATATCAGCAAGCAGCCTATACACTATAAATATGCAGATAAAATAACTTATCCCTTTGAGCCTGATAATAACGGAAATTTTCAGGTTGATCTCCCCGTGGATTCAACCCAGCTCGTGCGACTTTTCATTGACGATCAGCATTACCCGCTACTCGTAGATCCTGGTAATTCGCTTAATCTAACAATCCAACGCAATCAATTCCCTAAATCGGTAGAAGTGAAGGGCTATTCTGAACCCTGGGACAGTCTTTATGCGGACTATTGGAATGAAGAGCAGCAGATACTCTCTCAAATAGAGAAACAACTCCCGGCCTTCCGAGAAGGTGAATCAACACAAGTCACCAATCTATATCAAAAACGTTATAAACTTGCAGAGAATTACTTTAAGGATACTCCCTTGCGCCCCCTGTATTATCGCACGGTAGGCGAATACCTTGTAAAACGGCTGGAAGATATTCGTTACCGAAGAGAACAGCCCGAATTTGCACCCGACAAAGAACGTCAGGCTGTAATAAAAGAAGCCAAAGAGCTTCATTTTTTTGAATTTAATACTCTCCATGCCCAACGGGCCGGCATCCGGGACTTTACCAATGCCTATGCAAACACCTTTGGCGTAGCGGATAGCATCGAAGAAGAATACGGGCAGTCACTTATGGAATATGATATCAAACGTCTGGGTTATGAAACTCTTGATTCCGCCCGTACTGCGGTTTTACAGCATGTCGAAGATCGACGGGCCAAAGCATACGCCAGAATGCACCTCGTCGCAGAAAGATTAGGTGAAATGCCCCTGGAGATCGCCACTCCCAGTTATGAACGGTTTATTGAGGATTATTCATCCGACTATCCGAGATACACAGACTTTCTTAAAAACTTTTATGAGGAGCTAAAACGTGTCTCCCCGGGACAACCAGCCATCCCCTTCACTCTACCAAATAGTGAAGAAGAAATAGTTGAAATGAAAGATTTCAGAGGGAAGTATGTACTCCTGGACTTTTGGGCTAGCTGGTGTATTCCATGCCTGGATGAATTTGCATCGATGAAAAAACTATATAATACCTATTCACGCGATGAGTTTGAGATTGTAGCAATATCCATTGAAGAGGATAGTCTGCGCTGGAGGCAGGCCATACAGCAGTTCGACAATCCCTGGCCTCAACTTTACGGCGGAAATGGATTCCAGCAATCTACTTTTAAATCGTACCGGGGTGGAGGCATTCCCTTCTATATCTTGGTTGATCCCGAAGGGACTATTATACGATATAACGATATTCGTCCCTCTTTTAATTTACCAGAAGTGTTAGACAGCCTCATTACCAAGCCTAACGAATAG